AATGGCCCATGGGGAGGTGTCCCTGCCCGAGGGCCAacctgggctgagctgggcctcAGACACTTTCAACTCCTCCTTCTGCTGAATCTGAAAGGCCCCAGGAGGAGCCGCCCCCAGTGCTTGGGAGGGGGGCAGCCCAAAAGGGAGTCCCCCGTCTGTCCTTGTTCTCCGCCCCCCAACCTTCCCAGGCCAGAAAGCAGCAGATGAGAGAACTCAAACTACCCATCACCGTCACCGCACACCACCCGCAAGAGCCAGCAAGGGGGAGTGAACAGTGGGGTTAAGCGAGAAGCTCAGCCCACACCCTGTCCTCACACCTTGTTGTCACTTGTGTCCTCACTATCCCCTCACATCTGCAGCCCAGGAGGagcctccagctccagcccctcccatcTGGGCTCCTCCCACCACCCACTTCTCCCACCACTGGCTCAGTCCCCCCCACCTCGCCCAGGTCACATCCAGTCAGCGCGAGCCCTGATGGTGGTGGCCGTGCTCCTGGGCTTCGTCGGCATGGTCCTTAGCGTCATTGGCATGAAGTGCACCCGGGTCGGAGACAGCAACCCCATCGCCAAGGGCCGCATCGCCATCTCCGGGGgagccctcttcctcctggcaGGTGAGTGCCCCTGGCTCCTTCTCCACCATCTTGGCCATGGCAGGTGGCCCCACCCTGAGTGGCCAGAGCAGGGCTGAGCATCCTCTCCTTGGTCCTTAGGCCTCTGCACTTTAACGGCCGTCTCGTGGTATGCCACCCTGGTGACCCAGGAGTTCTTCAACCCAAGCACACCTGTCAATGCCAGGTGAGTGCCAGGGCATGGCTTGCGAAGGGACGGGCAGGGCCTCCCAATCCACCTCCTCTGGGGCCACTGGCCTTTGTCCAGAGGGGCAGTTGGAGGGTGAAATAAGGGACAGGGCCCGAGTGCTGTCACGGAGCGGCCCTCTGGAGGGGGAGCCAGGCAAGGTGTGGCCAGGCCCTCCAAAGGGGCAGGAGGCCTGTGGAGGACACCCCAGGAGCAGCGGGCACCCGCAGAGAGCTAAGCACCCTGGCTCTGGGTTTAAATCCCGGCTCTGCCAGTGCTGGCTGAGTGATGGGCAAGTTCCTCCATCTTTCTGCACCTGGGTTCCCCCCCGTAACACGGAGTCAGGACCCAAGGAACCAGCTCACGTGTCATCCTGACGGTTCAGTGGGATGGTGCAGCTCAGGGATTTGGCACGGTGCCTGTGCCCTGGAGAGCGCTCAGCAAACCCGAGCTGTTATCCTGCAGGAGGAGCAGTTACTTTGGGTGGGGCATTGGGGGGATGAGGATGGAGAAGTGATAACAGCAGATCAGATGGTGGTGGGCCTTGTGGCACAAGAAGGTTTTGTTCCCTATCCTGGGGGGGAAGGCAGCAGACAATCCCTCCGCTGTGATGTGCAGAGtggcggggagggggcaggatCAGTAAGGCGCTGTTGCAGAGGTCtgagcagagggcctggggcagggggaccAGCCGTGGAGAGTAGCTTCAGAGAGATTGAAGAGCTCGAATGGTCAGGACTTGTAAGGCCGAGGGTGTGGGGGTTGAATAGGGGGCTCTCTGGAACTCCTGAGCCcatcctggctcctccctcccctctcagcTCTGCCCAGAGCAGAGAATGGGACAGTCTCAAGCCCAGACATCCCGACAGACCTTGAGACCTGGGGTGGAGAGAGGATGAGAAAAGATGCCTGGGCTGTCACAGttgggagggctccctggaggaggcagaggtgtggagtggggaggaaaaggagaccTCAGGCATGAGGCTCGTTCCCTGGAGCTGGCAGCTCTAGCTATGCAGACCTGCCAAGCGAGAGGTGGCTCAGCACAGAGATGGCAGGCCGGCACACGTCCCTTCTGGGCTCCCCAAAGCTGCCTGGGTTGCAGGCCCTGTGCTGGCGCCTGGGGACGTGGATGAATCTGGTGCTGTCTGCCCTCAGGCGCTCCCCAGGGAGCCGAACAAGTAAGGGACTGAAGGGCCACCCAGTAAGTGAGAGCAAGGCGGGCCACACAGAGGGCACAGGGAAAGCCCCCACGAGGAGGTGGCATCTGATCTGGGCCCTGAAGGCAACGGAGCACAGGAGGCGCAGAAGGGGGCATTTCCAGGAGGGCATGCCtcatgcaaaggcacagaggtggggaGGCCCGGGGCACTGCAAAAGGTGCTGGGCTGCCCAGTGGGGCCTGTAAGTGGAGAGCCCAGGGAGGCAGCCAGAGCCCCAGCTGGGAGTTCTGTGGGCCAGACGGTgactgagagaaagagatggcgggactgccctgctcctcctccacaaGACCTGGTGGATACTCCCTCTACTGGCAGGAACAGGCCCACCTTGGGCCTGGGTCACCCTGCGTGGTGTTGATacactggggtgggggcaggaggaaggatgggCATTCACCCCAACTTATCCGGAGAGActgaggaggctgggaaggcccCCATCCTagcaccccaccccctgcccgtCCCCTGCCGGGCCGAGGCTCTGGAGCCCCTGGGGAGGGCTGAAGCGCGGCCTGGTGGCAGCCACACCTGATGGCGTCCTCCCAACCCCTTGCAGGTATGAGTTTGGCCCAGCCCTGTTTGTGGGCTGGGCCTCTGCCGGCCTGGCCATGCTGGGGGGCTCCTTCCTCTGCTGCACGTGCCCGGAGCCCGAGAGATCCAACAACAGCCCACAGCCCTACCGGCCCGGCCCCTCAGCTGCGGCCCGAGAGTACGTCTGAGCCCCTGCCCGTGCCCAGCGGCCTCCCGCCCAGCACTCCACCAGCCCTGCAGCACTCTGGGCAGGGCCAGTAGGGCACAGAGTGTCTCCCAAGCTCCGTCTAGGGCTCTGAGCACCTTGTCCCCAACACAGGCACCCAACCTGCACTCTGAGACCCAGACCCAGACACTCAGAGAGAGGCCGGATGCAGCATCCCGCCCACAGGGGCAGGACAACTCCAGGTACAGGCGCGGGCCTGTCCACACACCAGCCCGGGTGCCGGCCCTCTCCCCAGCCGCCTAGTCACTCACCAGGGGGTTCCAGGAGTGTctactctgtgctgggccctggggacgcAGCAGGAAAGATGGACTGTGGTGCCCAGTGCCCTGGGGAGGCCAGAgccctccatcccccaccccaccccgggccCACGGGCTCCCACAGCAACCCCATAAAGGAGGCAGTGCCAGGATGAGGAATGTCCCTATGTTATAGaaaggaaacaggttcagagagacCAAGAGGCTTGGCCCCGTTTTCTCTGAGTCCAGCTCTCGGGCTCTTCCAGTATGCCCAGTGCTGTGTGGACACCCACACAGATGGCTGGGCCAGACCATGTCACCCCTGCCCCCGGGAACAGGccccaggcagggctgctgtgagggccCAGGTCTGACCATGCTGGCCAGTCCCTGTGTCTGGGCCTGAACCCCACAGCCCTTGCCTCCCCACACTGTGGCTCCCTCAACTAAccagctctctctcttttgactTTCAGACCAGTTGTTAAATTGTCCGCCTCCGTCAAGGGCCCCCTGGGTGTGTAATGTCCAGGTCCCCAGCCTGGCTCTGTCCCCCTGCTCACCTAGACTATGTGTTTGgtattttttcaaaagagaagTGAACATCCAGCCCCAAGTGTGGTGTCATTTGGTCTGTCCCCAGCATGGCTAGGTTGGGGgctggctcagagaggtcagcACTGGTCCCTGGGGTCCTTGGGCATAAAGCTTGGGTGACAGAGGTCCAGGGTGGGATACACAGAATACCCAAGGCTGATCAGGAAAGAATTCAgggcccctgccccctgcccagcctggcttTGGGCCTGACACCAGGCTCTCCTTGAAGGGAGACCCCACCTGAGGACTGGCCCTGTCTGAACAGAGACACAGCCCGCCCCTGTTACTCTGCCTCCCTGGGAGGCCCTgcagccaggtgctggggatcAGAGCCAGCGTGAGGGGACACTGGAGGAGCTCGCCAAGTGGAGAGAGACCAGGGGAAGGACGTTAGGGCCTTTCAGGCTTTGGGATTATCCTGAGCAAGGTTGGaagcccccagctctgctcccacaGCAATGCTGcccctttctcccacccctctTCTTGCTGTCCAGTCTGCTGAGGTCCTGCTGCATCCCTGCCCTGGAACcaaaggagggagggggcggcCTGAGGCTGCCTGAGACTGTTGCTGGAGCTCCATCCTCACCCAGAGGTGCAGTCAGAGCTGCAAGGGCTTTTGGTCCTGAAGTATGGGTACCACCCCCTTAGTTTAGAAGCTGGAGATGCCCTCAGAGGAATGTAGGGAACTTAACCGGATCAGCCCTGCCCCTCATGCTCaggcctctcccaccccacctctcctccctggACCCTGAGTCTCTCTCTGGCCACTGCCCCCTCTCGCTTCCATCTGGAAAGAGCTATTTATAACCACCCCTTGACTTCCCCATGGCCGCCTCAGCCAGCTCTGTTCTGGCTTCCTCCACCACCTGTCTCGTGATCACATCTCCCACCAAGTCACCAAATCCCAAGGACACAGCTCAACCTTCTCCCTGGAGCTCGACTCTGAGAGGTGAAGTAAGGCAAGATGACTGTCGCCCATGCTCCGACCAAGGTTGGGGACGGGAGGAGAGAAGCGATCAGTGGAGCTGCTGTGGGATTGTCCGCACAGTGACCTGGGCCTGCCAGCTGCAGCGCGTCCACGGGGGCGCCTCAGGAGCAGCCATTTCATGCAGCCCATCCAGCCTCTGGCCAGAGGAGGTGGGCACCTGACCCTAAATGGGTTCACCAGAGTCCTGCCCCTCAAATGATGAATGAGAACTACAAAAGAGTCGCTTGGGGTGCCCGAGCTATAACACAGCGGTTCTCAGCCCTGGGTGGGTGTCTGAGTCACTTGGAGAGCTgaggcccagcctccctccctggaCATCCCAGCTTAATTGGCCTGGGGTGGACCTGGGTATCTGGGTCCAGGCAGCCCCCAAGGGCAGCGAGGTGTGGTCAGCACTGAGGGCACTTCTGTGGGGCCTAAAGCTCAGGGCTGTGAGGGTCTCAGGGGAGAAAGGCGTCTCCAAGAAGAGGCGAGGAGAGGAAAGGCCTGTCTCCTTGTGCCCTTCCTGAGAC
This genomic interval from Equus quagga isolate Etosha38 chromosome 5, UCLA_HA_Equagga_1.0, whole genome shotgun sequence contains the following:
- the CLDN19 gene encoding claudin-19 isoform X3, which encodes MANSGLQLLGYFLALGGWVGIIASTALPQWKQSSYAGDAIITAVGLYEGLWMSCASQSTGQVQCKLYDSLLALEGHIQSARALMVVAVLLGFVGMVLSVIGMKCTRVGDSNPIAKGRIAISGGALFLLAGLCTLTAVSWYATLVTQEFFNPSTPVNARYEFGPALFVGWASAGLAMLGGSFLCCTCPEPERSNNSPQPYRPGPSAAAREPVVKLSASVKGPLGV
- the CLDN19 gene encoding claudin-19 isoform X1, with translation MANSGLQLLGYFLALGGWVGIIASTALPQWKQSSYAGDAIITAVGLYEGLWMSCASQSTGQVQCKLYDSLLALEGHIQSARALMVVAVLLGFVGMVLSVIGMKCTRVGDSNPIAKGRIAISGGALFLLAGLCTLTAVSWYATLVTQEFFNPSTPVNARYEFGPALFVGWASAGLAMLGGSFLCCTCPEPERSNNSPQPYRPGPSAAAREHPTCTLRPRPRHSERGRMQHPAHRGRTTPGTGAGLSTHQPGCRPSPQPPSHSPGGSRSVYSVLGPGDAAGKMDCGAQCPGEARALHPPPHPGPTGSHSNPIKEAVPG
- the CLDN19 gene encoding claudin-19 isoform X2; amino-acid sequence: MANSGLQLLGYFLALGGWVGIIASTALPQWKQSSYAGDAIITAVGLYEGLWMSCASQSTGQVQCKLYDSLLALEGHIQSARALMVVAVLLGFVGMVLSVIGMKCTRVGDSNPIAKGRIAISGGALFLLAGLCTLTAVSWYATLVTQEFFNPSTPVNARYEFGPALFVGWASAGLAMLGGSFLCCTCPEPERSNNSPQPYRPGPSAAAREHPTCTLRPRPRHSERGRMQHPAHRGRTTPDQLLNCPPPSRAPWVCNVQVPSLALSPCSPRLCVWYFFKREVNIQPQVWCHLVCPQHG